In Rhodovulum sulfidophilum DSM 1374, the following are encoded in one genomic region:
- a CDS encoding ABC transporter ATP-binding protein has product MQTGKPASIGTLVAMIALQEQLLWPFEQLLEVARDARKTRALFARVFEYLDKPVEITERADPVTIHRSDMRGAVQLDHVSFAYGGQSLRAIDDVTLIIPAGSHVAIVGPTGSGKTTLGYLLARLYDVEAGAIRFDGVDLRDLGFATLSQMLGVVSQEPYLLNASVAENLRFACPEATGAQMIAAAKVAQIHDHIAALPEGYDTLVGEGGFRFSGGEKQRLALARTILRDPPILLLDEATSALDTRTERAMSQALDALAKGRTTITIAHRLSTVRDADMIVVMQHGRMVETGIHAALAAKGGVYAGLLAGA; this is encoded by the coding sequence ATGCAGACCGGTAAGCCTGCCAGCATCGGCACGCTCGTCGCGATGATCGCGCTTCAGGAACAGCTTCTGTGGCCCTTCGAGCAATTGCTCGAGGTCGCTCGCGATGCCCGCAAGACCCGTGCCCTCTTTGCCCGCGTCTTCGAATATCTCGACAAGCCGGTCGAGATCACCGAGCGCGCCGATCCGGTGACCATCCACCGGTCCGACATGCGCGGTGCGGTGCAGCTGGACCATGTCAGCTTTGCCTATGGGGGGCAGTCCCTCCGGGCGATCGATGATGTGACCCTGATCATCCCGGCGGGCAGCCATGTCGCCATCGTCGGGCCGACGGGCTCGGGCAAGACCACGCTCGGCTACCTTCTGGCGCGGCTTTACGATGTCGAAGCTGGCGCGATCCGCTTCGACGGGGTGGATCTGCGCGATCTCGGCTTTGCGACGCTGTCGCAGATGCTGGGGGTCGTGTCGCAGGAGCCCTATCTGCTCAATGCCTCGGTGGCCGAGAACCTGCGCTTTGCCTGCCCCGAGGCGACCGGGGCCCAGATGATCGCGGCCGCGAAGGTGGCGCAGATCCATGACCATATCGCGGCCTTGCCCGAGGGCTATGACACCCTGGTCGGCGAGGGAGGCTTCCGGTTCTCGGGCGGCGAGAAGCAGCGCCTGGCGCTGGCCCGCACCATTCTGCGCGACCCGCCGATCCTGCTGCTGGACGAGGCGACGAGCGCGCTCGATACCCGCACCGAACGCGCGATGTCGCAGGCCCTGGATGCGCTGGCGAAGGGCCGCACGACCATCACCATCGCGCATCGGCTCTCGACCGTCCGCGATGCCGACATGATCGTGGTCATGCAGCACGGACGGATGGTCGAGACCGGCATCCACGCGGCGCTGGCGGCGAAAGGCGGTGTCTATGCCGGGCTTCTGGCCGGCGCGTGA
- a CDS encoding MFS transporter produces the protein MPLPRPDPNRWLVLLAVMLAFLPVVLDMTILHVAVPTLTQALGASNTEVLWIIDIYPLLMAGLLVPMGTLADRVGTRRILLTGLAVFGLASALAAYAPSPALLIAARMLLAVGGAMITPCVLGVIRRTFEDPAERGLALGLWGTVGAAGAAVGPLIGGALLGHFWWGSVFLINLPVMLFVLPVCWLLLPRHEELSPGRWAIGQALLLILGMIATVYAIKAGFGAKQPVAVVLPVLVLGVALLSVFARLQLLSAEPMLDLSLFARPAILAGIIMAIVASGALAGVELTLAQELQYVLGKTPLQAGVFMIPIMVAAGLGGPVAGWLSERFGLRPVACLSLAISAGALAGLAVTDFHHPGLVVPVLLVLLGLALSIGLTASSIAIMGAADAREAGAAGSLEATGYELGSGLGITLFGVFMSVVFGRHLVLPEGVPEPLADQAARSIGDVYIAARQLDADQGAAVIAAGKAAFSATHSVLLTTAALLMGLLAVLVFFLLAQGRRAVAFQH, from the coding sequence ATGCCCCTTCCCCGACCCGATCCGAACCGCTGGCTGGTGTTGCTGGCGGTGATGCTGGCCTTTCTGCCGGTGGTGCTGGACATGACGATCCTGCATGTGGCGGTGCCGACACTGACCCAGGCGCTGGGGGCGAGCAACACCGAGGTCTTGTGGATCATCGACATCTATCCGCTGCTGATGGCGGGGCTTCTGGTGCCGATGGGCACCCTGGCGGACCGTGTCGGCACCCGGCGCATCCTTCTGACCGGGCTGGCAGTCTTTGGCCTTGCCTCGGCCCTGGCGGCCTATGCGCCGAGCCCGGCCCTGCTGATCGCCGCGCGGATGCTGCTGGCGGTTGGCGGGGCGATGATCACGCCCTGCGTGCTGGGGGTCATCCGCCGCACCTTCGAAGACCCGGCCGAGCGCGGTCTCGCGCTGGGTCTCTGGGGCACGGTGGGCGCGGCCGGTGCGGCGGTGGGGCCGCTGATCGGCGGCGCGCTGCTGGGGCATTTCTGGTGGGGCTCGGTCTTCCTGATCAACCTGCCGGTGATGCTGTTCGTTCTGCCGGTCTGCTGGCTCTTGCTGCCGCGCCACGAGGAGCTCAGCCCCGGCCGTTGGGCCATCGGCCAGGCGCTGCTGCTGATCCTCGGAATGATCGCCACCGTCTATGCCATCAAGGCGGGGTTCGGCGCGAAACAGCCGGTCGCGGTCGTGCTGCCGGTTCTGGTCCTGGGCGTGGCTCTGCTGTCGGTCTTTGCCCGCCTGCAGCTGCTGAGCGCCGAGCCGATGCTGGATCTGTCGCTGTTTGCGCGCCCGGCGATCCTGGCGGGGATCATCATGGCCATCGTGGCCAGCGGCGCTCTGGCGGGGGTCGAACTGACGCTGGCGCAGGAGCTGCAATATGTCCTGGGCAAGACCCCGCTGCAGGCCGGGGTTTTCATGATCCCGATCATGGTGGCCGCGGGGCTTGGCGGACCCGTCGCGGGCTGGTTGTCCGAGCGCTTCGGTCTGCGGCCGGTGGCCTGCCTGTCGCTGGCGATCTCAGCGGGCGCGCTTGCAGGCCTTGCCGTCACGGATTTCCACCATCCCGGGCTGGTCGTGCCAGTGCTGCTGGTGCTCCTCGGGCTGGCGCTGAGCATCGGGCTTACCGCCTCGTCGATCGCGATCATGGGCGCGGCCGATGCGCGTGAGGCCGGGGCCGCGGGCTCGCTCGAGGCGACGGGATACGAGCTGGGAAGCGGTCTCGGGATCACGCTGTTCGGGGTCTTCATGTCGGTGGTGTTCGGACGCCATCTTGTCCTGCCCGAGGGCGTACCGGAGCCGCTGGCCGACCAGGCGGCACGCTCGATCGGCGATGTCTACATTGCCGCCCGGCAGCTTGACGCCGACCAGGGGGCGGCGGTGATCGCCGCCGGCAAGGCCGCGTTTTCCGCGACCCATTCGGTGCTGCTGACGACAGCGGCCCTGCTGATGGGCCTTCTGGCGGTCCTGGTGTTCTTCCTGCTGGCCCAGGGGCGTCGGGCCGTGGCCTTCCAGCACTGA
- a CDS encoding TetR/AcrR family transcriptional regulator: MGRTPTITRDRLLDVAEEIVRKGGGAALTIGALARAAGVSKGGVQYSFASKDDLVRALIERWTSQFDAMMEGETGDDPLAFVRRYIAATRASQQAMDAKMAGLMVTYLEDPANRQETRDWYCGVFHRLGGGSADARAARVAFLAVEGLFLMHMNGIDEDGDWRGFLDDVEAVLARLTS; encoded by the coding sequence ATGGGCAGAACTCCGACGATCACCCGCGACCGATTGCTCGACGTCGCCGAAGAGATAGTGCGCAAGGGGGGCGGGGCGGCTCTGACCATCGGCGCGCTGGCCCGGGCGGCGGGCGTCTCCAAAGGCGGGGTGCAGTATTCCTTCGCCAGCAAGGACGACCTCGTGCGGGCTCTCATCGAGCGATGGACCAGCCAATTCGACGCCATGATGGAAGGCGAGACCGGTGACGACCCGCTGGCCTTCGTCCGACGCTACATCGCGGCGACCCGGGCCTCGCAGCAGGCCATGGATGCCAAGATGGCGGGGCTCATGGTCACCTACCTCGAAGACCCGGCCAACCGACAGGAGACACGCGACTGGTATTGCGGGGTCTTCCACCGGCTCGGCGGCGGTTCGGCCGACGCCCGCGCGGCGCGGGTCGCCTTCCTCGCGGTCGAGGGGCTTTTCCTCATGCACATGAACGGGATCGACGAGGACGGGGACTGGCGCGGCTTTCTCGACGACGTCGAGGCGGTCCTTGCGCGGCTGACCAGCTGA
- a CDS encoding NAD(P)H-dependent oxidoreductase, translating into MTHVLIAIAHPDPASFNHALAFATAEALRAAGHEVTISDLAAEGFRADLSPADMTERADPARFHVQAEQANAARAGTYAPDIAREQARVAQADAVILQFPIWWGGPPALLKGWIDRVLSYGFGYVDGRRFDTDIFKGRRAMISVTTGGTPERFSEQGVYGPIDPLLMPIRKLALEYMGFEVEPLQVAYAVSRISEPERKKHIDRLIAAACAMSSRPSHRSDAWKTALDDVPEGAWARRG; encoded by the coding sequence ATGACACATGTCCTGATCGCCATCGCTCATCCCGATCCGGCCTCGTTCAACCATGCGCTCGCCTTCGCCACCGCCGAGGCCCTGCGCGCCGCGGGTCACGAGGTCACCATCTCGGACCTTGCCGCCGAGGGTTTCCGCGCCGACCTTTCCCCGGCGGACATGACCGAGCGCGCCGATCCGGCCCGCTTTCACGTCCAGGCCGAACAGGCGAACGCCGCCCGGGCCGGAACCTATGCGCCTGACATTGCGCGCGAACAGGCACGGGTGGCGCAAGCGGACGCGGTCATTCTGCAATTTCCGATCTGGTGGGGAGGACCGCCCGCATTGCTGAAAGGCTGGATTGACCGCGTGCTGAGCTACGGTTTCGGCTACGTTGACGGTCGGCGGTTTGACACCGACATATTCAAGGGGCGGCGGGCGATGATTTCGGTCACCACCGGAGGCACGCCCGAGCGGTTCTCGGAGCAAGGCGTTTATGGCCCGATTGACCCGCTTCTGATGCCGATCCGCAAGCTCGCGCTGGAATACATGGGATTTGAGGTCGAGCCGCTTCAGGTTGCCTACGCTGTCTCGCGGATAAGCGAGCCCGAGCGGAAAAAGCACATCGACCGTCTCATCGCCGCCGCCTGCGCCATGTCCAGCCGCCCGAGCCATCGCAGCGACGCCTGGAAAACCGCCCTTGATGACGTCCCCGAAGGCGCCTGGGCCCGCAGGGGCTGA
- a CDS encoding TRAP transporter large permease, translating into MSSFFLLFAAFLATGVPIALTLGIAGTAYLYLSGNGAMALMLPQRMIAGIDQFVLLTIPLFLLAGALMNVGGVTTRIVTFARAMVGHRPGGMSSVSILSSGFFAGISGSATAEASALGSILIPSMSKQGMPPAYAAALIAVSSVMGPIIPPSITMIIYGVLSGASIGQLFLAGIMPGILIATGLLIYATWRARRDGFPVIPRMTARERFASTRRTLPALILPLIILVGIKAGIFTPTEAAAVAVGYALIIGFIYRELTPSRVWEALIATALVSTSILFITSMASIVSFVFTLEQVPQLIADGMLSLTENPLLILLLLNIFLLVLGMFLEPISILILTMPILLKFQDLIGMDSVQFGTVVVLNVVIGMATPPVGILLFIGAAISGQPVTRVIREALPLIAICLLVLAIIALVPQVALFIPRFMV; encoded by the coding sequence ATGAGCAGCTTCTTTCTTCTTTTCGCAGCCTTTCTGGCAACCGGTGTGCCGATTGCCCTGACGCTCGGCATCGCGGGGACCGCATATCTTTACCTGTCGGGCAATGGTGCGATGGCGCTGATGCTTCCGCAACGGATGATCGCGGGCATCGACCAATTCGTGCTTCTGACCATCCCGCTGTTCCTGCTGGCCGGGGCACTTATGAACGTGGGCGGCGTGACCACACGCATCGTGACCTTCGCACGCGCCATGGTCGGGCACCGGCCCGGAGGCATGTCTTCGGTATCGATCCTGTCGTCAGGGTTTTTCGCCGGAATCTCGGGAAGCGCGACCGCCGAAGCGTCGGCATTGGGGTCGATCCTGATCCCCTCGATGTCGAAACAGGGGATGCCGCCCGCCTATGCGGCGGCGCTCATCGCGGTAAGCTCCGTGATGGGGCCGATCATCCCGCCGTCGATCACCATGATCATCTACGGCGTCCTGTCAGGAGCCTCCATCGGGCAGCTTTTCCTGGCGGGGATCATGCCCGGCATCCTGATCGCCACCGGGCTTCTGATCTATGCGACCTGGCGGGCCAGGCGCGATGGCTTTCCGGTGATCCCCAGGATGACCGCGCGCGAGCGCTTTGCATCCACCCGGCGCACCCTCCCGGCACTGATCCTGCCCTTGATCATCCTCGTGGGGATCAAGGCGGGCATCTTCACCCCGACCGAGGCCGCTGCAGTGGCTGTGGGCTATGCGCTGATCATCGGCTTCATTTACCGTGAGCTGACGCCGAGCCGTGTCTGGGAGGCGCTGATCGCCACCGCGCTGGTCTCGACATCCATCCTCTTCATTACCTCGATGGCCAGCATCGTTTCCTTCGTCTTCACGCTGGAACAGGTGCCGCAGCTCATTGCCGACGGAATGCTCTCGCTGACCGAGAACCCACTGCTGATCCTTTTGCTGCTCAACATCTTTCTGCTGGTCCTCGGCATGTTCCTCGAGCCGATCTCGATTCTCATCCTGACCATGCCGATCCTGTTGAAGTTCCAGGATCTCATCGGAATGGATTCCGTGCAGTTCGGGACTGTCGTGGTGCTCAATGTCGTGATCGGCATGGCCACGCCGCCGGTCGGCATCCTCCTGTTCATCGGCGCCGCGATATCCGGACAGCCGGTGACCCGCGTCATCCGCGAGGCGCTGCCACTGATCGCCATCTGCCTGCTGGTGCTGGCGATCATTGCACTGGTGCCGCAAGTCGCCCTTTTCATTCCCCGTTTCATGGTCTGA
- a CDS encoding TRAP transporter small permease: protein MQYRSGPLARLVAGYLCLIRGLAGLSMAAIVAIMLAQVFWRYVLGGSLIWAEELCRYLLIWQTFLVLGLAFSKGEFVSLDFVPSLLSARLRWGLRAVMAVPILAFLAVMTWYGWDFAERMGTQTIPALDFIWSAVTGEALGLSIRWVYISVSVGMVLLAGHILTGLVVDFHRQVILNLGEEDAALAQTSEMT, encoded by the coding sequence ATGCAGTACAGGAGCGGGCCGCTCGCCCGTCTCGTTGCGGGCTACTTGTGCCTTATTCGGGGCCTTGCAGGGCTGAGCATGGCGGCCATAGTTGCGATCATGCTGGCACAGGTGTTCTGGCGCTATGTGCTCGGCGGAAGCCTGATCTGGGCCGAGGAGCTGTGTCGCTACCTGCTGATCTGGCAAACCTTCCTCGTGCTGGGACTGGCCTTCAGCAAGGGCGAATTCGTGTCCCTGGACTTCGTGCCCTCGCTGCTGTCGGCACGCCTGAGATGGGGGCTGCGCGCCGTGATGGCGGTGCCGATCCTGGCCTTCCTCGCGGTGATGACCTGGTATGGCTGGGATTTCGCCGAACGCATGGGAACCCAGACGATCCCTGCCCTCGATTTCATATGGTCCGCAGTGACAGGCGAGGCTCTCGGGCTGTCAATCCGCTGGGTTTATATCAGCGTTTCGGTCGGGATGGTGCTGCTTGCCGGACACATCCTCACCGGGCTCGTCGTCGATTTCCATCGGCAGGTGATCCTGAACCTCGGCGAGGAAGACGCAGCTCTCGCCCAAACCTCCGAGATGACATGA
- a CDS encoding TRAP transporter substrate-binding protein, whose product MTITRRRLLTRGAAFTTVLAAPNIARASGRRMRFAHAANEVHPGHIMATSFAAALEELRPGGFDVRIFPNRQLGDDKQLLEGAVAGTMDVVSVSGVLVPLVTGRQAMNAWQMPFLIRDYDHFGKLAHGPVGQQILDDLRPAGLVGLSIANTGQRHFLSIDRNVASIEDFAGLKTRIVPVPLHQQIWKTVGTAPAGLPYGEVYGALETGVIDAVEINVSSMLGENLWEVGKHFTLTGHYPWHMTTLMSERFFEGLDEEERDVVVEAGKMSTAATIEYAKQQDLEGREELAARDVEIAELTDLSEMRARVEGLTADWSSKDPLIAAMVEAAAKSA is encoded by the coding sequence ATGACCATTACCCGCAGACGATTGCTGACCCGCGGCGCCGCCTTCACCACAGTGCTGGCCGCGCCGAATATCGCCCGCGCTTCCGGCAGGAGGATGCGCTTTGCCCATGCCGCGAACGAGGTCCACCCCGGCCACATCATGGCCACCAGCTTTGCCGCCGCGCTCGAGGAACTGCGCCCGGGCGGCTTTGATGTGCGGATCTTCCCCAACCGCCAGCTTGGCGATGACAAGCAGCTGCTTGAAGGCGCGGTGGCAGGGACGATGGATGTCGTGAGCGTCTCGGGGGTGCTGGTGCCCCTGGTCACCGGGCGGCAGGCGATGAACGCCTGGCAGATGCCGTTCCTGATCCGCGACTACGATCATTTCGGCAAGCTCGCGCATGGCCCTGTCGGACAGCAGATCCTCGATGATTTGCGTCCCGCCGGCCTGGTCGGCCTCTCGATCGCCAATACCGGCCAGCGGCATTTCCTGTCGATCGACCGAAATGTCGCCAGTATCGAGGATTTCGCCGGGCTCAAGACGCGCATCGTGCCGGTGCCGCTGCACCAGCAGATCTGGAAAACGGTGGGCACCGCGCCTGCCGGTCTGCCCTATGGCGAGGTTTACGGCGCGCTTGAAACCGGCGTTATCGACGCCGTCGAAATCAACGTCTCGTCGATGCTGGGGGAGAACCTGTGGGAGGTGGGCAAGCATTTCACCCTTACCGGGCATTATCCCTGGCACATGACAACGCTGATGTCGGAGCGCTTCTTCGAAGGGCTGGATGAAGAAGAGCGGGACGTCGTCGTGGAAGCAGGGAAGATGTCCACCGCCGCGACGATTGAATACGCCAAACAGCAGGACCTCGAGGGCCGCGAAGAACTGGCCGCCAGGGACGTCGAGATCGCGGAGCTGACCGATCTGTCGGAGATGCGTGCCCGTGTCGAAGGCCTGACGGCCGACTGGTCGTCGAAGGACCCGCTCATCGCGGCGATGGTGGAAGCCGCGGCCAAATCCGCATGA
- a CDS encoding IclR family transcriptional regulator, whose amino-acid sequence MENDKKMGEGLQSVILTMQIVEHVSRTGKGVGVTSLATALGTSKSRIHRHLQTLVQQGYVFQHEDSERYEVGHQLVSLGQAVLEGTGLIAATRDALLALRDRLGHSTVASQLTPDGMLVIATVSGRSPIEIGVRVGSLLSFHGSAQGKVAAAFSSEAFRNRVLGGTLTAFTEATITDPDRLQAEFELIRERGWATAPDQAALGLNTLASPVLDGANMVCGTVGCVNLTQSLGAEPSPEQIEALLETARQVSVLMGHSGDQLLR is encoded by the coding sequence ATGGAAAACGACAAGAAGATGGGCGAGGGCCTGCAATCGGTGATCCTGACCATGCAGATCGTCGAACATGTGAGCCGCACCGGGAAGGGTGTCGGCGTCACCAGCCTGGCCACCGCGCTTGGCACTTCGAAAAGTCGCATTCACCGACACCTTCAGACCCTGGTGCAGCAGGGGTATGTCTTTCAGCACGAGGATTCCGAACGGTACGAGGTTGGCCATCAACTGGTGTCGCTGGGGCAGGCGGTGCTGGAAGGCACCGGGCTGATTGCCGCCACCAGAGACGCGCTTTTGGCGCTGCGCGACAGGCTTGGCCATTCCACCGTGGCCTCGCAGCTGACCCCGGACGGGATGCTGGTGATCGCCACGGTTTCGGGCCGCTCGCCCATCGAGATCGGGGTGCGCGTCGGATCGCTGCTCAGCTTTCACGGCTCCGCACAGGGCAAGGTGGCGGCGGCGTTCTCGTCCGAGGCCTTTCGCAACAGGGTGCTTGGCGGCACGTTGACCGCCTTTACCGAAGCGACCATCACCGATCCCGACAGGCTCCAGGCCGAGTTCGAGCTCATTCGGGAACGCGGCTGGGCGACCGCGCCGGACCAGGCGGCGCTGGGCCTCAACACGCTGGCGAGCCCGGTCCTCGATGGCGCCAACATGGTTTGCGGCACGGTCGGTTGTGTCAACCTGACTCAGTCGCTTGGCGCAGAGCCGTCGCCCGAGCAGATAGAGGCGTTGCTGGAAACGGCCCGCCAGGTTTCGGTCTTGATGGGGCATTCGGGCGACCAGCTTCTGCGCTGA
- a CDS encoding DUF6282 family protein has translation MGGERVKMQGTMPLEHEARISELLVGAVDPHVHSGPSIAPRALDHLELARELSEAGFSAVVTKDHDYSGVMCATMIAHHHPDLTTRVFSGIALNNVVGGLNPYGVEHTAAMGGKIVWLPTLAAENHLSWQATSGWSHPASTSRIRAATAVRLWDDDGKMLPELHDILDVCAATGLALASGHVHVSETKKIFAEARKRGVERLIFTHPEDIVGASMEDTREIADMGAMVEHSLAFFLEGSKFRTHTTEQLGEYIELVGPERTILCSDLGQVGTLTPLQGFRRAVSDCLSLGYDDAAVRAMVSGNAAQVIGLDR, from the coding sequence ATGGGAGGAGAACGCGTGAAGATGCAGGGCACCATGCCTCTGGAACATGAGGCCCGGATTTCCGAGCTTCTGGTCGGAGCCGTCGATCCGCATGTGCATAGCGGGCCATCCATCGCGCCGCGTGCGCTGGACCATCTTGAACTGGCCCGGGAGCTGTCAGAAGCCGGGTTTTCGGCGGTAGTGACCAAGGATCACGACTATTCCGGCGTGATGTGCGCCACGATGATCGCGCACCATCACCCCGATCTGACAACACGGGTGTTCTCGGGCATCGCGCTGAACAACGTGGTGGGTGGGCTCAACCCTTACGGGGTCGAACATACCGCGGCGATGGGCGGCAAGATCGTTTGGCTACCGACACTTGCGGCAGAGAACCACCTGTCCTGGCAGGCCACGTCCGGATGGTCTCATCCCGCCTCCACCTCAAGGATACGGGCGGCGACGGCGGTCAGGCTATGGGACGACGATGGCAAGATGCTGCCGGAGCTTCACGACATTCTTGATGTCTGCGCCGCGACAGGGCTCGCCCTGGCAAGCGGGCATGTGCATGTCTCTGAGACGAAGAAGATCTTTGCCGAAGCCAGGAAGCGCGGGGTGGAGCGGCTGATCTTCACCCATCCCGAGGATATCGTCGGCGCCTCGATGGAGGACACCAGGGAGATCGCCGACATGGGGGCGATGGTCGAGCATTCGCTTGCCTTCTTCCTGGAAGGATCGAAATTCCGCACCCATACGACCGAACAGCTCGGGGAATATATCGAGCTGGTGGGCCCGGAACGGACGATCCTGTGTTCGGACCTTGGGCAGGTTGGCACGCTGACCCCGCTGCAGGGATTTCGGCGCGCGGTCTCCGACTGCCTGTCGCTGGGATATGACGACGCTGCGGTACGGGCGATGGTGTCGGGCAACGCGGCGCAGGTCATCGGCCTGGACAGGTAA
- a CDS encoding acetyl-CoA C-acyltransferase has translation MQDIYILGAARTPIGSFGGALSSLGPDALGRIAAEAAIARAEVSARMIDNAVAGNVIPTQPRDMYLARAVAMDAGMPATSQALTLNRLCGSGAQAIATAATMIRAGESRLALAFGAEAMSRAPHTVGGMRDGVKMGDASVTDWLTGALSDPFDIGHMGVTAENVAGLHGITRQEQDAFAAESQRRAGIAIEEGRFDTQICPVTIKGRRGDTVVSQDEYPKPGTDAARLAGLRPAFRKDGTVTAGNASGINDGAAALVLAGEDAARAAHPIARLLSWSVAGVPPEVMGLGPVEAVPLALSRAGLSLAEIDVIESNEAFAAQAIAVNRLLGLDPEKVNPNGGAIALGHPLGATGAILAVKAIHELQRISGRYALVTMCIGGGQGIALVIERLEDTA, from the coding sequence ATGCAGGACATCTATATTCTCGGGGCTGCCCGGACGCCCATCGGCAGCTTTGGCGGCGCATTGTCGTCGCTTGGCCCCGACGCGCTGGGACGCATTGCGGCCGAGGCGGCGATTGCGCGGGCAGAGGTCTCGGCCAGGATGATCGACAATGCGGTCGCGGGGAACGTGATCCCGACCCAGCCGCGTGACATGTACCTGGCGCGCGCGGTCGCGATGGATGCGGGGATGCCGGCGACGTCGCAGGCGCTGACGCTGAACCGGCTTTGCGGCTCGGGCGCACAGGCGATCGCCACCGCAGCGACGATGATCCGCGCCGGGGAAAGCCGCCTCGCGCTGGCCTTCGGCGCCGAGGCGATGAGCCGGGCGCCCCATACCGTCGGCGGGATGCGCGACGGCGTAAAGATGGGCGATGCCTCGGTCACCGACTGGCTGACCGGCGCGCTGAGCGATCCCTTCGACATCGGTCACATGGGGGTCACAGCCGAAAACGTGGCCGGGCTGCACGGCATCACGCGGCAGGAACAGGATGCGTTTGCGGCCGAAAGCCAGCGTCGGGCCGGGATCGCAATTGAGGAAGGTCGGTTCGACACGCAAATCTGCCCGGTCACCATCAAGGGACGGCGCGGCGATACCGTGGTGTCGCAGGATGAATACCCCAAGCCCGGTACCGACGCCGCAAGGCTGGCGGGGCTGCGGCCCGCCTTCCGCAAGGACGGCACGGTGACGGCGGGCAATGCCTCGGGGATCAACGATGGGGCTGCGGCGCTGGTGCTGGCCGGTGAAGACGCGGCCAGGGCTGCCCACCCCATCGCCCGGCTGTTGTCATGGTCGGTGGCGGGCGTCCCCCCCGAGGTCATGGGGCTGGGCCCTGTCGAGGCGGTTCCGCTGGCGCTGTCCCGCGCGGGGCTGTCATTGGCCGAGATCGACGTGATCGAAAGCAACGAGGCGTTCGCCGCGCAGGCCATCGCCGTGAACCGCCTGCTCGGTCTCGACCCCGAGAAGGTAAACCCGAACGGCGGCGCGATTGCGCTGGGCCATCCGCTTGGCGCGACGGGGGCGATCCTTGCCGTCAAGGCGATACACGAGCTGCAGCGGATCTCTGGGCGCTATGCCCTTGTCACCATGTGCATCGGCGGGGGGCAGGGCATCGCGCTGGTCATCGAGCGGCTGGAGGATACGGCATGA